In one window of Polaromonas naphthalenivorans CJ2 DNA:
- a CDS encoding symmetrical bis(5'-nucleosyl)-tetraphosphatase translates to MSLYCIGDLQGCSAPFHRLLEKIDFSPSRDTLYLLGDLVNRGPDSLGTLRSLMALGDAAQCLLGNHDLHLLALWQGVRKPGRHDTLNDLLQAPDREGLLDWLRHRAMAMHRHGWLMVHAGVLPQWSTAQTLMLAAEVESALRGPDLKGFLTAMYGNTPCQWQGSLEGADRLRVIVNALTRLRFCTAQGAMEFSSSESAHGAPVGYMPWFEVPGRATQDTPIAFGHWSTLVTDARQHTGLRNNVLPLDTGCVWGGCLTAARLGAAGVVELIQVPCEQAQKPGK, encoded by the coding sequence ATGTCACTTTACTGTATCGGCGACCTGCAGGGCTGCAGCGCGCCATTTCACCGGCTGCTGGAGAAAATTGATTTCTCCCCGAGCCGCGACACCTTGTACCTTTTGGGCGACCTGGTGAACCGGGGACCGGACTCGCTGGGCACCTTGCGCAGCCTGATGGCGCTGGGCGATGCGGCGCAGTGCCTGCTCGGCAACCATGATCTGCACCTGCTGGCGCTGTGGCAAGGCGTGCGCAAGCCGGGCCGCCACGACACGCTGAACGACCTGCTGCAGGCACCGGACCGCGAAGGGCTGCTGGACTGGCTTCGCCACCGCGCCATGGCGATGCACCGCCATGGCTGGCTGATGGTGCATGCGGGTGTATTGCCGCAGTGGAGTACGGCGCAAACCCTGATGCTGGCGGCAGAGGTGGAATCCGCTTTGCGCGGACCTGACCTGAAAGGCTTTTTGACTGCCATGTACGGCAACACGCCCTGCCAGTGGCAGGGTAGCCTCGAAGGTGCGGACCGGTTGCGGGTCATCGTGAATGCGCTCACGCGCCTGCGGTTTTGCACCGCGCAAGGCGCGATGGAGTTCAGCAGCAGCGAGAGCGCCCATGGCGCGCCTGTTGGCTACATGCCGTGGTTTGAAGTGCCGGGACGGGCCACCCAGGACACGCCCATTGCTTTCGGGCACTGGTCCACCCTGGTGACGGACGCCCGCCAGCATACGGGCTTGCGAAACAATGTCCTGCCGCTGGACACGGGTTGCGTCTGGGGCGGCTGCCTGACAGCGGCCAGGCTGGGCGCGGCCGGTGTGGTTGAGTTGATCCAGGTGCCTTGCGAGCAGGCGCAAAAACCAGGAAAATAA
- a CDS encoding YihY/virulence factor BrkB family protein has product MMATPAPRPLTLAPAGHSRLQKIYLPLWRAVNQWIAADGMRMSAAMSFYGVLSLAPLLVLLVAVMGWWLDRSFIESSLVAQIRGVIGEQGAQVVQQAMTSAKQPSEGITASLFAFGLLLSGATGVFAELQDAFERLWRQGSGETPRQKWWYSASLRLRGVGYILALGFLLLVSLAVSTFSSLLSGWAGTYLPIDKVVWVLNELVSIAFCVALFLGLMRMSSAPKPALRFLVMGSVAGAILFQVGKYLMAYYLSTAAVVSAYGAAGSLVVILMWIYFSSGVLLLAASMARAWADEAALADEHKVSPGLAA; this is encoded by the coding sequence ATGATGGCCACACCCGCACCACGACCTCTCACCCTGGCCCCTGCCGGTCATTCCCGGCTTCAGAAAATTTACCTGCCCTTGTGGCGTGCCGTCAACCAGTGGATAGCCGCCGACGGGATGCGCATGAGCGCGGCCATGTCGTTTTACGGCGTTCTCAGCCTGGCGCCGCTCCTGGTGCTGCTGGTGGCGGTGATGGGCTGGTGGCTGGACCGCAGTTTTATTGAAAGCAGCCTGGTGGCGCAGATTCGAGGCGTCATCGGCGAGCAGGGTGCGCAGGTCGTACAGCAAGCCATGACCAGCGCCAAGCAACCCTCGGAAGGCATCACCGCATCGCTGTTTGCATTCGGACTGCTGCTTTCCGGCGCGACCGGGGTGTTTGCTGAACTGCAGGACGCTTTTGAACGGCTGTGGCGGCAGGGCAGCGGTGAAACCCCCCGGCAGAAATGGTGGTACAGCGCCAGCCTGCGCCTGCGCGGTGTTGGCTACATCCTGGCCTTGGGCTTTTTGCTGCTGGTATCGCTGGCTGTATCAACTTTTTCCAGCCTTTTGTCGGGCTGGGCAGGCACTTATTTGCCGATTGACAAAGTCGTGTGGGTGCTCAACGAGCTGGTTTCCATCGCCTTTTGCGTTGCGCTGTTTTTGGGCCTCATGAGAATGAGTTCCGCGCCCAAGCCCGCCTTGCGTTTTCTGGTGATGGGCTCCGTGGCCGGTGCGATTTTGTTTCAGGTCGGCAAGTACCTGATGGCCTATTACCTGTCCACGGCTGCCGTTGTGTCGGCCTATGGCGCGGCAGGCTCGCTGGTCGTCATCCTGATGTGGATTTATTTCTCGTCCGGTGTGTTGCTGCTGGCGGCAAGCATGGCGCGTGCGTGGGCTGACGAGGCTGCGCTGGCTGATGAACACAAGGTTTCGCCGGGGCTGGCCGCGTAG
- a CDS encoding DEAD/DEAH box helicase translates to MTSSFSNLSLAEPLARAVAEMGYETMTPIQEQAIPVVLQGKDVMGAAQTGTGKTAAFALPLLQRMMKHENASTSPARHPVRALVLLPTRELAVQVAEQVKLYAKYTNLNSAVVFGGMDMKPQTLELKKGVEVLVATPGRLLDHIEAKNTVLNQVEYVVLDEADRMLDIGFLPDLQRILSYLPKQRITLLFSATFSPEIKRLAASFLQDPVTIEVARSNATAATVEQHFYSVGADDKRRALHQILKARDLKQAFVFVNSKLGCARLARSLEREGLKTTALHGDKSQDERLKALESFKSGEVDLLVCTDVAARGLDIKDVPAVFNFDVPFNAEDYVHRIGRTGRAGASGLAVSFVAASDQRLVTDIEKLIKTKIEIEPMEFEEDTPRISEQGRINDGRRMYREGEEGGAPAESRPPRERTTERRERREYTPHRQPAASRDPFFDRPYEPGIPAQSLPSWEASAKANPARNGVSANIKPKKKIAALFKSS, encoded by the coding sequence ATGACCTCTTCTTTTTCCAATCTTTCGCTGGCCGAACCGCTGGCACGCGCCGTAGCCGAAATGGGCTACGAAACCATGACCCCCATCCAGGAACAGGCCATTCCGGTCGTTCTGCAGGGCAAAGACGTGATGGGCGCAGCCCAGACCGGCACCGGAAAAACCGCTGCCTTTGCGCTCCCGCTGCTGCAGCGGATGATGAAGCACGAGAACGCTTCGACCTCGCCAGCGCGCCATCCGGTGCGGGCGCTGGTGCTGCTGCCAACCCGTGAACTGGCCGTGCAGGTGGCCGAGCAGGTCAAGCTCTACGCCAAATACACCAACCTGAACAGCGCGGTGGTGTTTGGCGGCATGGACATGAAGCCGCAGACGCTGGAGCTTAAAAAAGGCGTTGAGGTGCTGGTCGCCACGCCGGGCCGCCTGCTCGATCACATCGAAGCCAAGAACACGGTGCTGAACCAGGTCGAATACGTGGTGCTCGACGAAGCCGACCGCATGCTCGACATCGGCTTTCTGCCCGACCTGCAGCGCATCCTGAGCTACCTGCCCAAGCAGCGCATCACGTTGCTGTTCTCGGCCACCTTCTCGCCCGAGATCAAGCGCCTGGCGGCCAGCTTCCTGCAAGACCCGGTGACGATCGAAGTGGCGCGTTCCAACGCCACCGCTGCCACGGTCGAGCAGCATTTCTACAGCGTGGGCGCCGACGACAAGCGCCGCGCGCTGCACCAGATCCTGAAGGCGCGCGATCTGAAGCAGGCGTTTGTCTTTGTCAACAGCAAGCTCGGTTGCGCGCGCCTGGCGCGCTCGCTGGAGCGCGAAGGCCTCAAGACCACCGCGCTGCACGGCGACAAGAGCCAGGACGAGCGCCTGAAAGCGCTGGAATCGTTCAAAAGCGGCGAAGTCGATTTGCTGGTCTGCACCGACGTGGCGGCGCGCGGGCTGGACATCAAGGACGTGCCAGCGGTGTTTAACTTCGACGTTCCCTTCAACGCTGAAGACTATGTCCACCGCATCGGCCGCACCGGCCGCGCCGGCGCATCGGGCCTGGCCGTGAGTTTTGTCGCTGCCAGCGACCAGCGCCTGGTGACCGACATTGAAAAGCTCATCAAGACCAAGATCGAGATCGAACCCATGGAGTTCGAGGAAGACACGCCGCGCATCAGCGAGCAGGGCCGAATCAACGACGGCCGGCGCATGTACCGCGAAGGCGAGGAGGGTGGCGCGCCAGCAGAGTCACGGCCACCCCGCGAACGCACGACCGAGCGCCGTGAGCGCCGCGAATACACGCCGCATCGCCAGCCGGCAGCCTCGCGCGATCCGTTTTTTGACCGGCCTTACGAACCCGGCATCCCGGCGCAATCCCTGCCTTCCTGGGAAGCGTCGGCCAAGGCCAATCCTGCGCGCAACGGTGTGTCGGCCAACATCAAGCCCAAGAAGAAAATCGCCGCGCTGTTCAAGTCTTCCTGA
- a CDS encoding NAD-dependent epimerase/dehydratase family protein, with product MPSNLNPLGALPARFRRQRVLIVGCGDVGLRVARQLPPRLKVIALTSSAERLPALRRDRITPLLGNLDDAATLRRLAGLATRVVHLAPPPSHDPNWRDDPRTLALLRALRLRSLPQSLVYGSTSGVYGDCGGERVDETWRLSPNTPRSQRRVHAEGQVRLFGRASATPVHVLRIPGIYATDREGGTPRARLLRGTPVLRREDDVYTSHIHADDLARACLAALWRGKPQRISNVCDDTQLLMGDYFDLAADLYHLPRPPRVGRSTANEQLPLMLLSFMSESRRLDNQRMKKELGLALRYPTVSDGLCGLRS from the coding sequence TTGCCTTCAAACCTCAATCCCCTAGGCGCGCTGCCCGCGCGTTTTCGCCGCCAGCGCGTGCTCATCGTCGGCTGCGGCGATGTCGGCCTGCGCGTGGCCCGCCAGCTGCCGCCCCGGCTCAAGGTCATTGCGCTGACTTCGTCCGCCGAGCGGCTGCCGGCCTTGCGCCGGGATCGCATCACGCCGCTGCTGGGCAATCTGGACGATGCGGCAACGCTGCGCCGGCTGGCCGGACTGGCCACGCGCGTGGTGCACCTGGCGCCGCCGCCCAGCCACGACCCGAACTGGCGCGATGATCCGCGCACGCTGGCGCTGCTGCGCGCCCTGCGCCTGCGCAGCCTGCCGCAGTCGCTGGTGTACGGCTCGACCAGCGGCGTGTATGGCGATTGCGGCGGCGAGCGGGTCGATGAAACCTGGCGCCTGAGCCCGAACACGCCGCGTTCGCAGCGCCGGGTGCATGCCGAAGGCCAGGTGCGGCTGTTCGGCCGCGCCAGCGCAACGCCGGTGCATGTGTTGCGCATTCCCGGCATCTATGCCACCGACCGCGAGGGCGGCACGCCGCGCGCGCGGCTGCTCAGGGGCACGCCGGTGCTGCGCCGTGAAGACGATGTGTACACCAGCCATATCCATGCCGACGACCTGGCCCGGGCCTGTCTGGCCGCCCTGTGGCGCGGCAAGCCGCAGCGCATCAGCAACGTCTGCGACGACACGCAGTTGCTGATGGGCGACTACTTTGATCTGGCGGCCGACCTTTACCACCTGCCCCGGCCGCCCCGCGTCGGGCGCAGCACGGCAAACGAGCAGTTGCCGCTGATGCTGCTGAGCTTCATGAGCGAGTCGCGCCGGCTGGACAACCAGCGGATGAAGAAGGAACTCGGTCTGGCGCTGCGCTATCCGACCGTTAGCGATGGTTTGTGCGGTTTGCGAAGCTGA
- a CDS encoding CDP-6-deoxy-delta-3,4-glucoseen reductase encodes MSFNVSVLPSGRSFSANAGEPLLAAAIRQGIGLPYGCKDGACGSCKCKKLEGTVTHGTHQLKALSAEEEANGFILTCCGVAQSDVVLESRQVTDESAFPVRKMPVRVTSLVRASPDVMIIRLQLPASDMLKYHAGQYVEFLLRDGDRRSYSMANAPHTQVEAPGVELHIRHMPGGKFTDHVFGAMKEKEIQRIEGPYGSFFLREDSDKPLVLLASGTGFAPLKALIEHMQYKGITRPAVLYWGGRRPADLYMNDWMLAKVAEMPSLRYIPVISDALPEDQWSGRTGFVHKAVLEDFADLSGHQVYACGAPIVVESARDEYSALAGLPAEEFFADSFTSEADKVKAA; translated from the coding sequence ATGAGTTTCAACGTAAGCGTTCTGCCCAGTGGCCGCAGCTTTAGCGCCAACGCCGGCGAGCCCCTGCTGGCCGCCGCCATTCGTCAGGGCATCGGCCTGCCCTACGGCTGCAAGGACGGCGCCTGCGGTTCGTGCAAATGCAAAAAGCTCGAAGGCACGGTGACCCACGGCACACACCAGCTCAAGGCCCTGTCGGCCGAGGAAGAAGCCAATGGCTTCATCCTGACCTGCTGCGGCGTGGCGCAGTCCGACGTGGTGCTCGAATCGCGCCAGGTCACCGATGAAAGCGCGTTTCCGGTCCGGAAAATGCCGGTGCGCGTGACCAGCCTGGTGCGCGCATCGCCCGACGTGATGATCATTCGCCTGCAGCTGCCGGCCAGCGACATGCTGAAATACCACGCCGGTCAGTACGTCGAGTTCTTGCTGCGTGATGGCGACCGGCGTTCGTATTCGATGGCCAATGCGCCGCATACCCAGGTCGAGGCGCCGGGCGTGGAACTGCACATCCGCCACATGCCGGGCGGCAAATTCACCGACCACGTCTTTGGCGCGATGAAGGAAAAGGAAATCCAGCGCATCGAAGGGCCGTACGGCAGCTTCTTCCTGCGCGAAGACAGCGACAAGCCGCTGGTGCTGCTGGCCTCGGGCACCGGCTTTGCGCCCCTCAAGGCGCTGATCGAGCACATGCAGTACAAAGGCATCACGCGCCCCGCCGTGCTGTACTGGGGCGGACGCCGCCCGGCCGACCTGTACATGAACGACTGGATGCTGGCCAAGGTGGCAGAAATGCCAAGCCTGCGTTACATCCCGGTGATTTCCGATGCACTGCCCGAAGACCAGTGGAGCGGCCGCACCGGCTTTGTCCACAAAGCCGTGCTCGAAGATTTTGCAGACCTGTCGGGCCACCAGGTCTATGCCTGCGGCGCGCCGATTGTGGTGGAGTCGGCGCGTGACGAATACAGCGCCCTGGCGGGACTGCCGGCGGAAGAATTTTTTGCCGACTCGTTCACCAGCGAAGCTGACAAGGTCAAGGCTGCCTGA
- a CDS encoding ABC transporter ATP-binding protein: MAANTLLKVTGLQVAYGGIQAVKGVDFEVREGELVTLIGSNGAGKTTTMKAITGGLPMLGGDIEYLGKSIRGRGAWDLVKEGLAMVPEGRGVFARMTITENLQMGAYIRSDNAGIAADIEKMFVLFPRLRERKDQLAGTMSGGEQQMLAMGRALMSRPKVLLLDEPSMGLSPIMVDKIFEVVRDVSALGMTVLLVEQNASRALGIANRGYVMESGNITMNGEAKALLNDPRVRAAYLGE, translated from the coding sequence ATGGCAGCAAATACACTTCTCAAGGTGACCGGTCTTCAGGTGGCCTACGGCGGCATCCAGGCCGTCAAGGGCGTTGACTTCGAGGTCCGCGAGGGCGAGCTGGTCACGCTGATCGGCTCCAACGGCGCCGGCAAGACCACCACCATGAAGGCCATCACCGGCGGCCTGCCGATGCTGGGCGGCGACATCGAATACCTGGGAAAAAGCATACGCGGGCGCGGCGCCTGGGACTTGGTGAAGGAGGGCTTGGCGATGGTGCCCGAGGGGCGCGGCGTGTTCGCCCGCATGACCATCACCGAAAACCTGCAGATGGGCGCCTACATCCGCAGCGACAACGCCGGGATTGCCGCCGACATCGAAAAGATGTTCGTGCTGTTCCCGCGCCTGCGCGAGCGCAAGGACCAGCTGGCCGGCACCATGTCGGGCGGCGAGCAGCAGATGCTGGCCATGGGCCGCGCGCTGATGAGCCGGCCCAAGGTGCTGCTGCTCGACGAGCCGTCGATGGGCCTGTCGCCAATCATGGTGGACAAGATTTTCGAGGTGGTGCGCGATGTCTCGGCGCTGGGCATGACGGTGCTGCTGGTCGAGCAGAACGCCAGCCGTGCGCTGGGCATTGCCAACCGGGGCTATGTCATGGAGTCGGGCAACATCACGATGAATGGCGAAGCGAAGGCGCTGCTCAATGACCCCCGGGTCCGGGCCGCTTATCTGGGCGAGTGA
- a CDS encoding ABC transporter ATP-binding protein, whose product MSETILNVSGVSKRFGGLQALSDVGIKIERGQVYGLIGPNGAGKTTFFNVLTGLYTPDSGTFELAGKPYKPTAVHEVAKAGIARTFQNIRLFADMTALENVMVGRHVRTHSGLIGAILRTPGFKREEAEIAQRSQELLDYVGIGKYADFKARTLSYGDQRRLEIARALATDPQLIALDEPAAGMNATEKVQLRELIDRIRKDNRTILLIEHDVKLVMGLCDRVTVLDYGKQIAEGLPAEVQKNEKVITAYLGAGH is encoded by the coding sequence ATGAGCGAAACCATTCTGAATGTCTCGGGTGTTTCCAAGCGCTTTGGCGGCCTGCAGGCCCTGAGCGATGTCGGCATCAAGATCGAACGCGGCCAGGTCTATGGCCTGATCGGCCCCAACGGCGCCGGCAAGACGACCTTTTTCAATGTGCTGACCGGGCTGTACACGCCCGACAGCGGCACCTTCGAGTTGGCCGGCAAGCCTTACAAGCCGACGGCGGTGCATGAAGTGGCCAAGGCCGGCATTGCCCGCACCTTCCAGAACATCCGCCTGTTCGCCGACATGACGGCGCTGGAAAACGTCATGGTCGGCCGCCATGTGCGCACCCATTCGGGCCTGATCGGCGCGATATTGCGCACGCCCGGCTTCAAGCGCGAAGAGGCCGAAATCGCCCAGCGCTCGCAGGAGTTGCTCGACTATGTGGGCATCGGCAAATACGCCGACTTCAAGGCGCGCACTTTGAGCTACGGCGACCAGCGCCGGCTGGAAATTGCCCGCGCGCTGGCCACCGACCCGCAGCTGATTGCGCTCGACGAGCCCGCCGCCGGCATGAACGCCACTGAAAAAGTCCAATTGCGCGAGTTGATCGACCGCATCCGCAAGGACAACCGCACGATTTTGCTGATCGAGCATGACGTGAAGCTGGTCATGGGCCTGTGCGACCGCGTGACGGTGCTCGATTACGGCAAGCAGATCGCTGAGGGCCTGCCTGCCGAGGTGCAGAAAAACGAAAAAGTGATCACCGCCTATCTGGGCGCAGGTCATTAA
- a CDS encoding ABC transporter permease subunit translates to MKTKKLATILIAALALLVLPLLLQQGGNAWVRIVDMALLYVLLALGLNIVVGYAGLLDLGYVAFFAVGAYMFALLGSPHLAEAFPWIAANFPEGLHLPIWATIPAAAALAGLFGVLLGAPTLKLRGDYLAIVTLGFGEIIRVFLNNLDRPINLTNGPKGISQIDSMKFFGFDLGKSHTFFGIEFTSVSMYYYLFLALVIFSVILCHRLQNSRIGRAWMAIREDEIAAKAMGINTRNMKLLAFGMGATFGGVSGSMFASFQGFVSPESFSLMESVMIVAMVVLGGIGHLPGVILGALLLAALPEVLRHVAGPLQAMTDGRLDSSILRQLLIALAMITVMLMRPRGLWPSAEHGKSLNKRAGKDPIQSINP, encoded by the coding sequence ATGAAAACCAAAAAACTCGCCACCATCCTGATCGCCGCGCTGGCCTTGCTGGTGCTGCCCTTGCTGCTGCAGCAAGGCGGCAACGCCTGGGTGCGCATCGTTGACATGGCGCTGCTGTACGTGCTGCTGGCGCTGGGACTGAACATCGTGGTCGGCTATGCCGGCCTGCTGGACCTGGGCTATGTCGCCTTCTTCGCGGTCGGTGCCTACATGTTCGCGCTGCTCGGTTCGCCCCACCTGGCCGAGGCCTTTCCATGGATCGCCGCGAATTTCCCCGAGGGCCTGCACCTGCCGATCTGGGCCACCATTCCGGCGGCGGCCGCGCTGGCCGGCTTGTTTGGCGTGTTGCTGGGCGCGCCGACGCTCAAGCTGCGCGGCGACTACCTGGCCATCGTCACGCTGGGCTTTGGCGAAATCATCCGGGTATTCCTGAACAACCTGGACCGCCCGATCAACCTGACCAACGGACCCAAGGGCATCAGCCAGATCGATTCGATGAAGTTCTTCGGCTTTGACCTGGGCAAGTCGCACACCTTTTTCGGCATCGAGTTCACTTCGGTCTCGATGTATTACTACCTGTTCCTGGCGCTGGTGATTTTTTCGGTCATTCTTTGCCACCGGCTGCAAAATTCCCGCATCGGCCGCGCCTGGATGGCGATTCGCGAGGACGAGATCGCCGCCAAAGCCATGGGCATCAACACCCGCAACATGAAGCTGCTGGCCTTCGGCATGGGCGCGACCTTTGGCGGCGTGTCGGGCTCGATGTTCGCTTCCTTCCAGGGCTTTGTCTCGCCCGAATCGTTCAGCCTGATGGAGTCGGTGATGATCGTCGCCATGGTGGTGCTGGGCGGCATCGGGCATTTGCCCGGCGTCATCCTGGGCGCGCTGCTGCTGGCCGCGCTGCCCGAAGTCCTGCGCCATGTGGCCGGGCCGCTGCAGGCCATGACCGACGGCCGGCTCGATTCGTCCATCCTGCGCCAGCTGCTGATTGCGCTGGCCATGATCACCGTCATGCTGATGCGCCCGCGCGGACTCTGGCCCTCGGCCGAGCACGGCAAGTCGCTGAACAAGCGCGCCGGCAAAGATCCCATCCAGTCAATCAATCCCTAA
- a CDS encoding branched-chain amino acid ABC transporter permease translates to MEVLLQQIINGLVLGSMYALIALGYTMVYGIINLINFAHGEVLMVGALTSWTIIGWMQEAMPGAPGWLVLLISLLIAFVVCAALNFTIEKVAYRPLRNSPKLAPLITAIGMSLLLQTLAMIIWKPNYKSYPTLLPAEPFQIGGAVITVTQLFILGTTAVSLSVLMWLVHYTKLGRAMRATAENPRVAALMGVRPDTVISATFIIGAILAALAGVMYASNYGTVQHTMGFLPGLKAFTAAVFGGIGNLGGAVLGGILLGLIEAIGAGYIGPLTGGVLGSQYSDIFAFIVLIFVLTLRPSGLLGERVADRA, encoded by the coding sequence ATGGAAGTTTTGCTACAGCAAATCATCAACGGACTGGTCCTGGGCAGCATGTATGCCCTGATCGCCCTGGGCTACACCATGGTGTACGGGATCATCAACCTGATCAATTTTGCACACGGCGAGGTCCTGATGGTCGGCGCGCTCACCAGCTGGACCATCATCGGCTGGATGCAGGAGGCGATGCCCGGCGCGCCCGGCTGGCTGGTTTTGCTGATTTCCCTCTTGATCGCTTTCGTGGTGTGCGCCGCGCTGAACTTCACGATTGAAAAAGTCGCCTACCGGCCACTGCGAAACTCGCCCAAGCTGGCCCCCTTGATCACCGCCATCGGCATGTCGCTGCTGCTGCAGACGCTGGCCATGATCATCTGGAAGCCCAATTACAAGTCCTACCCGACGCTGCTGCCGGCCGAGCCCTTCCAGATTGGCGGCGCCGTGATCACCGTGACGCAGTTGTTCATCCTGGGCACCACGGCGGTCTCGCTGTCGGTGCTGATGTGGCTGGTGCATTACACCAAGCTGGGCCGCGCCATGCGGGCCACCGCCGAAAACCCGCGCGTTGCCGCCTTGATGGGCGTGCGGCCCGACACCGTCATTTCCGCCACCTTCATCATCGGCGCCATCCTGGCGGCGCTGGCCGGCGTGATGTATGCCTCCAACTACGGCACCGTGCAGCACACCATGGGCTTTCTGCCCGGCCTGAAGGCCTTTACCGCCGCCGTGTTTGGCGGCATCGGCAACCTCGGCGGTGCGGTGCTGGGAGGCATCCTGCTGGGCCTGATCGAAGCGATTGGCGCCGGCTACATCGGACCTCTGACCGGCGGCGTGCTGGGCAGCCAGTATTCCGATATTTTTGCCTTTATCGTGCTGATTTTCGTGCTCACGCTGCGCCCCTCGGGCCTGTTGGGCGAACGTGTGGCGGACCGGGCGTAA
- a CDS encoding replication-associated recombination protein A, translating into MAKPASHPPLAERLRPKNLGEVIGQQHLLGEGLPLRIAFESGEPHSCILWGPPGVGKTTIARLMASSFDAHFITISAVLGGVKDIREAVEQATIWQGQGGRRTIVFVDEVHRFNKSQQDAFLPHVESGLFTFIGATTENPSFEVNSALLSRAVVYVLQPLTEDDLKQIIARVLSERALPAIETIAVEAVDRLVAYADGDARRLLNTLESLSVAARAEKITGVTDAWLLKVLGERLRRYDKGGEKFYDTISALHKSVRGSDPNAALYWFMRMLDGGAEPRYMARRLIRMASEDIGLADPRALRLALDAAEVYERLGSPEGELALAQCVVYLAVAPKSNAVYQAFNEAKAFIKKDGTRPVPLHLRNAPTKLMKELDYGKNYRYAHDEDGGFAAGENYFPEGMVDPGFYRPVNRGLEIKIADKLNELKAKNHQKN; encoded by the coding sequence ATGGCCAAGCCCGCTTCTCACCCACCTCTGGCCGAGCGGCTGCGTCCCAAAAATCTTGGCGAAGTCATCGGCCAGCAGCATTTGCTCGGCGAAGGCCTGCCGCTGCGCATCGCGTTCGAGTCGGGCGAGCCGCACAGTTGCATCCTGTGGGGGCCGCCCGGCGTGGGCAAGACCACCATCGCCCGGCTGATGGCCAGCAGTTTCGATGCGCATTTCATCACCATTTCGGCCGTGCTCGGCGGCGTCAAGGACATCCGCGAAGCGGTCGAGCAGGCGACCATCTGGCAAGGGCAGGGCGGCCGGCGCACCATCGTGTTTGTCGATGAAGTGCACCGCTTCAACAAAAGTCAGCAGGATGCTTTCCTGCCGCATGTCGAAAGCGGCCTGTTCACCTTCATTGGCGCCACCACCGAAAACCCGTCGTTCGAGGTGAACTCGGCCCTGCTGTCGCGCGCCGTGGTGTACGTGCTGCAGCCGCTGACGGAGGATGATCTTAAGCAAATAATAGCCAGAGTCCTTTCTGAACGGGCGCTGCCAGCTATTGAAACAATAGCAGTTGAAGCCGTTGACCGGCTCGTTGCTTATGCCGACGGCGATGCCCGGCGCCTGCTCAACACGCTCGAATCGCTCAGCGTCGCGGCCAGGGCCGAAAAAATCACCGGCGTGACCGATGCCTGGCTGCTCAAGGTGCTGGGCGAGCGCCTGCGCCGCTACGACAAGGGCGGGGAGAAGTTTTACGACACCATTTCGGCGCTGCACAAGTCGGTGCGCGGCTCCGACCCCAACGCCGCACTCTACTGGTTCATGCGCATGCTCGATGGCGGGGCCGAGCCGCGCTACATGGCGCGCCGCCTGATCCGCATGGCCAGCGAGGACATCGGGCTGGCCGACCCGCGCGCGTTGCGCCTGGCGCTCGACGCGGCCGAGGTCTATGAACGCCTGGGCTCACCCGAGGGCGAGCTGGCGCTGGCGCAATGCGTGGTGTACCTGGCCGTCGCGCCCAAGTCGAACGCGGTGTACCAGGCCTTCAACGAAGCCAAGGCCTTCATCAAGAAGGATGGCACCCGTCCGGTGCCGCTGCATTTGCGCAATGCACCAACAAAGCTCATGAAAGAACTCGACTACGGCAAGAACTACCGCTATGCGCATGACGAGGACGGCGGGTTTGCGGCCGGAGAGAATTATTTTCCCGAAGGCATGGTCGATCCGGGCTTTTACCGTCCGGTCAACCGGGGTCTGGAGATCAAGATTGCCGATAAGTTGAATGAGTTGAAGGCAAAAAACCATCAGAAAAACTGA